From the genome of Mycobacterium dioxanotrophicus, one region includes:
- a CDS encoding thiamine pyrophosphate-requiring protein: protein MTTSVGDYLIERLRDWGIKHVFAYPGDGINGIVAAFGRAKDAPQFVQARHEEMAAFEATGYAKFTGDVGVCMATSGPGAIHLLNGLYDAKLDWVPVVAIVGQTARSAMGGSYQQEVDLQSLYKDVASDYLVEVNVASQLPNALDRAIRTALARRAPTALVIPSDLQEQPYSAPGHEFKQVPSSDAMYVRPVVDPQSDQIRRAADILNAGSRVAILIGQGARSAAAQVRELAELTGAGVAKALLGKDVLSDDLPYVTGSIGLLGTRPSYEMMRECDTLVIIGSNFPYSQFLPDFGQARAIQIDIDGAAIGMRYPTEVNIVADAESALRALLPLVEPKQDRSWREGIERGVARWWETLERQSMLSAKPVNPMRIAWELSERLPDNAIVTADSGSSTNWYARCLKFRDGMRGSLSGTLATMGPGVPYAIGAKFAHPDRPVIALVGDGAMQMNGMAELLTILRYRSEWSDPRLVVCVFHNNDLNQVTWELRAMGGSPKFVDSQSLPDVSYADIACTMGLNGVAVTDGDSVGAAWDQALSSDVPTVLDVHCDPEVPPIPPHATYEQIKDMVSAVLKGDPNGWHLVYQGAKTKAQELIPH, encoded by the coding sequence CACGTCTTTGCCTATCCGGGTGACGGGATCAACGGGATCGTGGCGGCGTTCGGCCGGGCCAAGGATGCCCCGCAGTTCGTCCAGGCCAGGCACGAAGAGATGGCGGCGTTCGAGGCAACGGGCTATGCGAAGTTCACCGGCGATGTCGGCGTGTGTATGGCGACCTCGGGGCCCGGCGCCATTCACCTGCTCAACGGGCTCTACGACGCCAAGCTCGACTGGGTCCCCGTCGTGGCCATCGTCGGTCAGACCGCCCGCAGCGCCATGGGCGGTAGTTACCAGCAAGAGGTCGACCTTCAAAGTTTGTACAAGGACGTCGCCAGCGATTACCTGGTGGAGGTCAACGTCGCCAGTCAGCTGCCGAATGCCTTGGATCGGGCCATTCGTACAGCGCTGGCGCGGCGCGCACCCACGGCCCTCGTGATCCCGTCGGATCTGCAGGAGCAGCCGTATTCGGCGCCCGGCCACGAGTTCAAGCAGGTCCCGTCGAGCGACGCGATGTATGTGCGTCCCGTGGTGGATCCGCAGAGCGACCAGATTCGCAGGGCCGCAGACATACTCAACGCGGGGTCGCGGGTGGCCATCCTGATCGGCCAGGGCGCGCGGTCGGCCGCGGCGCAGGTACGCGAGCTCGCCGAGCTCACCGGCGCGGGGGTGGCAAAGGCGCTGCTCGGCAAGGACGTGCTGTCCGATGACCTGCCCTATGTCACCGGATCGATCGGGTTGCTCGGTACCCGACCCAGCTACGAGATGATGCGCGAGTGCGACACGCTGGTGATCATCGGCTCGAATTTCCCCTACAGCCAGTTCCTTCCGGATTTCGGCCAGGCCCGCGCCATCCAGATCGACATCGACGGCGCGGCGATCGGCATGCGTTATCCCACCGAGGTGAACATCGTCGCCGATGCCGAAAGCGCACTGAGGGCATTGCTTCCGCTGGTCGAACCGAAGCAGGACAGGTCGTGGCGGGAGGGTATCGAACGTGGTGTGGCCCGGTGGTGGGAAACCCTGGAGCGCCAGAGCATGCTTTCGGCCAAGCCGGTGAACCCCATGCGCATCGCGTGGGAACTCTCAGAGCGGTTGCCGGACAACGCCATCGTGACCGCCGACTCGGGGTCGTCGACCAACTGGTATGCCCGCTGCCTGAAGTTCCGGGACGGAATGAGGGGATCGCTGTCGGGGACGTTGGCGACGATGGGCCCGGGTGTGCCGTATGCGATCGGGGCGAAGTTCGCGCATCCGGACCGGCCGGTGATCGCGCTGGTCGGTGACGGCGCCATGCAGATGAACGGCATGGCCGAACTTCTCACGATCCTGCGCTACCGGTCGGAGTGGTCCGACCCGCGGCTGGTGGTCTGCGTGTTCCACAACAACGACCTCAACCAGGTCACCTGGGAATTGCGCGCCATGGGTGGCTCTCCGAAATTCGTTGACTCTCAATCTCTTCCCGATGTTTCGTACGCAGACATCGCGTGCACCATGGGGTTGAACGGTGTTGCGGTGACAGATGGGGATTCAGTCGGGGCGGCCTGGGACCAGGCCTTGTCGAGCGACGTGCCGACCGTGCTGGACGTCCACTGCGACCCCGAAGTGCCGCCGATTCCGCCGCATGCCACCTACGAGCAGATCAAGGACATGGTGTCCGCTGTGCTCAAGGGTGACCCCAACGGCTGGCACCTGGTGTACCAGGGGGCCAAAACCAAGGCCCAGGAGCTGATTCCACACTAG